The proteins below come from a single Drosophila teissieri strain GT53w chromosome 3L, Prin_Dtei_1.1, whole genome shotgun sequence genomic window:
- the LOC122616409 gene encoding LOW QUALITY PROTEIN: vitellogenin-2-like (The sequence of the model RefSeq protein was modified relative to this genomic sequence to represent the inferred CDS: deleted 1 base in 1 codon), translated as MLECCGCNQKNQLWTLSCTCTPISPPNDCHPPTSHTPNENTHPGPASCARCIRSSCRPSATPAPSIARRTAAWANGSSWPRWRSMWIRLRSSSWVRGHRSGPDPPPPPPSCSRSTTSSSSSSNSSRSTTSSSSNTTNSSSSSSRHHSNHTNERIQSHRSHNNNSHCNNNANNIHPLLAKNCLARNRIIRYPSETLVRSDRKISTLDEIGPPDSQRFSSSRAVFVHFCNAFVT; from the exons ATGCTTGAATGCTGTGGTTGCAATCAAAAAAACCAACTCTGGACCCTTTCTTGTACTTGCACCCCCATATCACCCCCCAACGATTGCCACCCACCAACCTCCCACACC CCAAATGAAAACACGCATCCAGGGCCGGCATCCTGCGCACGCTGCATCCGCTCCAGCTGCAGGCCGAGTGCAACGCCGGCGCCTTCCATCGCACGGAGGACGGCGGCCTGGGCGAACGGATCGAGCTGGCCGAGGTGGAGGTCGATGTGGATACGATTAAGAAGCTCAAGCTGGGTCAGAGGTCATCGCTCTGGTCCCGAccctcctccaccacctcccagctgcagcaggagcaccaccagcagcagcagcagcagcaacagcagcagaagcaccaccagcagcagcagcaacaccaccaacagcagcagcagcagcagcaggcaccACAGCAACCACACAAACGAGCGCATTCAAAGTCAccgcagccacaacaacaacagccactgcaacaacaacgccaACAACATTCACCCGCTCCTGGCCAAAAATTGCTTAGCGAGAAATCGGATTATTCGATATCCGTCTGAGACATTGGTAAGATCTGATCGCAAGATCAGCACATTGGATGAGATTGGGCCCCCCGATAGCCAGAGATTTAGCAGCAGCCGGGCcgtttttgtacatttttgtaatgCATTTGTTACCTAA
- the LOC122617506 gene encoding arginine/serine-rich coiled-coil protein 2 isoform X1, whose amino-acid sequence MSQSDNAAREQTAAIAVPEACQGCRGQLPRATPVEVEDMATPSLERLIRKANMAQKMLNDVMKQIQQQQQQESQLSTKESRSKHRSSDGGKRRHRGRKHGHHTSSSSSSSSGHSDCELILAEQEEHMPRRSRHIRDDRKRDRSRSRGRSRGHSRGRSHGRSRSRSYTDSRRSRALPLALPVRISV is encoded by the coding sequence ATGTCGCAATCCGATAACGCGGCACGTGAGCAAACTGCGGCAATTGCTGTGCCGGAGGCATGTCAAGGCTGCCGCGGCCAGTTGCCACGTGCCACGCCCGTGGAAGTGGAGGACATGGCTACCCCGTCGCTGGAGAGGCTCATTCGAAAGGCCAACATGGCCCAGAAAATGCTGAACGATGTGATGAAGCagatccagcagcagcagcaacaggaatCTCAGCTCTCCACCAAGGAGAGCAGATCCAAGCACCGCAGCTCCGATGGAGGTAAACGACGACACAGGGGACGCAAACATGGTCATCACACTAGCTCATCTTCCAGTTCTAGTTCTGGCCATAGCGACTGCGAGCTGATCCtggcggagcaggaggagcacaTGCCCAGGAGGAGCAGACACATCCGGGATGATCGCAAGCGGGATCGCTCCAGGTCTCGCGGTCGTTCCCGTGGTCACTCTCGCGGCCGTTCTCATGGGCGTTCTCGTTCCAGGTCCTACACCGATTCCCGACGATCCCGAGCATTGCCCCTGGCTCTGCCCGTTCGGATTTCCGTGTGA
- the LOC122617506 gene encoding uncharacterized protein LOC122617506 isoform X2, whose translation MSQSDNAAREQTAAIAVPEACQGCRGQLPRATPVEVEDMATPSLERLIRKANMAQKMLNDVMKQIQQQQQQESQLSTKESRSKHRSSDGVLVLAIATAS comes from the exons ATGTCGCAATCCGATAACGCGGCACGTGAGCAAACTGCGGCAATTGCTGTGCCGGAGGCATGTCAAGGCTGCCGCGGCCAGTTGCCACGTGCCACGCCCGTGGAAGTGGAGGACATGGCTACCCCGTCGCTGGAGAGGCTCATTCGAAAGGCCAACATGGCCCAGAAAATGCTGAACGATGTGATGAAGCagatccagcagcagcagcaacaggaatCTCAGCTCTCCACCAAGGAGAGCAGATCCAAGCACCGCAGCTCCGATGGAG TTCTAGTTCTGGCCATAGCGACTGCGAGCTGA